CAAGGATCTTGCTGATCTGCGGCAGCTTATAGCCCAGTACCGCTATCTAAAAGAAAGGTCATCACAGGTTGATGTCGAGGCATCATTGAAGAAATTTGTTCAGATAGATGGAATCGACCCGCTTGTGGTTCTGGAGATAAAGGAGGATATCCTCAAAAACCGTATCAGCAGTACCTCGATCAAGTACGGCATAATGAGAAATTACATTTATGTAATTGATAATGCCGGACTTCTTTCACAGACACCTATCCGGAACTATCTCTCCGAGAATATGGAGATCGTTGAATGGTAAACACAGAAGTTGAGCAGAAGATCGGGGTTTCAACCGCTGTCACCCCATCCTTGCTTAACAGGTACGAGGCCAAATACCTCATTCCATTCTCAATGATCGGACCCATTGTTGAGTTTATTAAACCATATTGTTCCTATGACAAGTATTCGGCCTTATCTGAGGACCGGTTCTATAAAGTCAATAGTCTGTATTTCGATACTCCGGATTACCTGTTTCTGCATCAGAGGATATATAAAGCGGAGAAGCGTTTCAATATGCGGATCCGTTCTTATGGCGATCATCCGGTGATGCCCTATTTCTTTGAAATAAAGCAGCGGCTTGGTGATATAATCCGGAAGATCAGGGCAAAGATAGATGATCCTGATTACGCAGAACTTTTCAACAGATCAGGTGTAGAGATCAGGGACGGTGAGGATCAGAAAAACGAACTTCACAGGGAACTGTTTTATCGCACAGCAAGCAAGTATAATGCAGCTCCGGTAGTTCTGGTTCAATACCGGCGGCAGGCTTTTTTTTCCACCTGCGATGATTACGCAAGAGTGACCTTTGATATAGACATTCATGCCATGGAAAAAAGAAGTTATGATCCTGTACCGGAGAAGGGAAAGATTTTCCGTTGCAGTACAGGTTTTGACGGTGAACGGAATGTAATTCTGGAACTTAAGTGTTTCAAAGATTCAGTCCCGTCCTGGATGATAGACCTGATCAGAGCATTTCAGCTCCAGCGGAGGGGTTTTTCGAAATACTCGACATGTCTTCAAAATGTCTTTGACAGAAAAACTCAGGATCAGTTGCTTTCATACAACCCTTCACGATGCGCTTCTTTTTTCAGGGGGTAAATTTGAGCAGTCCGGTACTGTTGAAGCGACTTCTTCTTACTGTTGCTGCAGGTCTGCTTGCAGGCTGTGTGCTTATTAACAATCCCAATGATATCACTGCACGTGAGGAGCTTTATAATCTCATTATCAGCGAGATCCATTACAATCCTCTACCGTCAGGACAATGCTCATCAGACAGTCTGGAATTTATAGAAATATTCAACGGAAGCGGCAAGGAAATTTCTCTGAAACAGGTAGCCTTTGATGACGGGATCAGTTATTCATTTTCATCAGAGGAGAGTATTCTGCACGGAGAATACATCGTGTTGGCATCCTGTGCCGAGTGTTTCGAGACAAAATACGGATTTCCGCCGCATGGAGAGTTCAGCGGTAATCTTAAAAATTCCGGTGAACGAATAGCCTTGAAAGATATGAGCAAAGAGAGAGTTTTTCTATCAATTGAATACAGTGACAAAGGTCCCTGGCCGGAGAAAGCGGACGGACTGGGATACTCGCTTGTGCCGCTCTCTACATCACCGGGATTTGATCTGACAGATGCCCGTAACTGGCGTGCATCGGCGTGCAAAAACGGGTCACCTGGCAGAGCCGACCCCTCTGTTGTATACGTAAACGAAGTGCTTACCCATACCGATCCTCCCCAGCAGGACGCAATAGAGCTTTTCAATCCCGGATTGTCACCGGTTGATATCAGCGGATGGTATCTGACAGACGACAAATCGACCCCGGCGAAATTCCGTATCCCGGACGGGACAGTGATAGAGGCAAAAGGATATCTGGTATTTTACCATAGCGATTTTTCTGCAGATCCCTCACTCCCCTATCCGTTCAGCCTGAGTGCCAACGGTGAGGAAGTCTATCTCTTTTCAGACCCATCAAATCCTGTCAACGGTTTCTCTCACGGGTTTTCTTTTGACGCAATCGAAAACGGAGTCTCTTTTGGACGCCACATAAACAGTTCAGGTCAGGAGAGATTTACTACCTTCAGCGAACTTACCCTCGGAAAGGCTAATTCCGATCCATATCTGAGCCAGGTCGTCATTACAGAAATAATGTACAACCCACCCAACGGACGTGATGAATACGTGGAGATAAAAAACTGCGGTTCTGAGACTGTTTCACTGTTTGATGAGGGTTATCCGGAGAACACATGGATTCTCAAAGGCTTTGGTTTTGCATTTCCTCAGGGAGTGTCCCTTAAAAGCGAACAGAGGGCCCTGATAATCACAGATACCATTCCGGCGGAAGAATTCAGGTCTTTATACGATGTGCCCGAAGATGTACCCATTTTCAGCGGTGCAAGCGGAGGCCTGCGTAACAGTGGTGACACTTTGACTCTGATGTCTCCGGAGGAACCGTTTTTGGATGGAATCAAGACTGTTGTACCTTACAAAGTAGTAGAGAGAGTAGAGTACAGCGATAAGGGTTTATGGCCGGTATCTGCGGATGGTGGAGGGAAGTCTCTGATTCGGAAAAACACGGATCAGTTTTCAGATGATCCTGCAAACTGGATGGCAGGTAATCCTTCTCCTGGAAGATAAACTTCCGGATTCAAACAGCCTTATCTGAGTTTACCCCTTTTTTCTCTACCAGACGAACCTGATAAGTATTTCAGATTAGGCAAAATATCGTTAAAATACTCATAGGGGTTATCTCATCAATTTAATGACAACCGGAAGCCGCGGCCATTTCCTGAAAGAGACAGTTCAAAAGCTTCCCGTCAGCCTCCCGGCGCAGGTGAAGTCCGTTACCCAGGCAGAGATTCCACATTGAACACCCCGTACACATTCCCTGTTTAAGCCATTTGCGGTTGCGCATGATCTGGAACCTGTTGTTCCAGACATCAATGAAATCATCTTTATAAATATTACCCTGAATGTAATCGGCTCTAAGAGAGGGACAGGCTGAAATTGACCCATCGGCAAGAACTGATCCTATATTTACCCCTGCCCAGCAGAAAAACGGTGTCTGCCGGACCTCCATTTCATACCCTCCCAGAAAACTGTCACATCCATACATGGCATCTACTTTACCCTCTTTCCGGGTGGCAACAATGAAATCCATCAGTTGCCGAAGCTGGTTGCCATCAAGCTTCAATTCACCATTCTCCGCTGCCCGTCCCTTAGGGAAGATTGTCGCCAAACGCCAGTTTGTCACCCCCAGTTCAACCAGCCTGGTTTTAAGTTTTTCGAGCTGCCTGACATTTCTCTGGTTTACACAGGTAACTACATCGAAAGAAAGGCCTCTGCTGCGCGCTTTTGAAGCAAGTAAGATCGCTTCACAGGCACGTTTATAAGATCCGCTTTTTCCCCTTAACCATTCATGATCCTCCTGCAGCCCATCCAGACTTATTGTCAGATATCTCAACCCGGAACACAGCATCTCCTCCATCTTTTCTGCAGAGAGCAGATACCCGTTTGTAACCATCCCCCAGGAGAATCCCCGGCGTATAATCTGCCTGCCTGCCTCAGCCAGATCCTGAC
Above is a genomic segment from Fibrobacter sp. containing:
- a CDS encoding radical SAM protein, translating into MELSLRKKIALRLFSAKRKADALSHELRYLFWECTLRCNMACLHCGSDCMRDSITPDMPLEDFLKVLDNISSRTNISRIVVAVTGGEPLLRQDLAEAGRQIIRRGFSWGMVTNGYLLSAEKMEEMLCSGLRYLTISLDGLQEDHEWLRGKSGSYKRACEAILLASKARSRGLSFDVVTCVNQRNVRQLEKLKTRLVELGVTNWRLATIFPKGRAAENGELKLDGNQLRQLMDFIVATRKEGKVDAMYGCDSFLGGYEMEVRQTPFFCWAGVNIGSVLADGSISACPSLRADYIQGNIYKDDFIDVWNNRFQIMRNRKWLKQGMCTGCSMWNLCLGNGLHLRREADGKLLNCLFQEMAAASGCH
- a CDS encoding lamin tail domain-containing protein gives rise to the protein MSSPVLLKRLLLTVAAGLLAGCVLINNPNDITAREELYNLIISEIHYNPLPSGQCSSDSLEFIEIFNGSGKEISLKQVAFDDGISYSFSSEESILHGEYIVLASCAECFETKYGFPPHGEFSGNLKNSGERIALKDMSKERVFLSIEYSDKGPWPEKADGLGYSLVPLSTSPGFDLTDARNWRASACKNGSPGRADPSVVYVNEVLTHTDPPQQDAIELFNPGLSPVDISGWYLTDDKSTPAKFRIPDGTVIEAKGYLVFYHSDFSADPSLPYPFSLSANGEEVYLFSDPSNPVNGFSHGFSFDAIENGVSFGRHINSSGQERFTTFSELTLGKANSDPYLSQVVITEIMYNPPNGRDEYVEIKNCGSETVSLFDEGYPENTWILKGFGFAFPQGVSLKSEQRALIITDTIPAEEFRSLYDVPEDVPIFSGASGGLRNSGDTLTLMSPEEPFLDGIKTVVPYKVVERVEYSDKGLWPVSADGGGKSLIRKNTDQFSDDPANWMAGNPSPGR
- a CDS encoding polyphosphate polymerase domain-containing protein encodes the protein MVNTEVEQKIGVSTAVTPSLLNRYEAKYLIPFSMIGPIVEFIKPYCSYDKYSALSEDRFYKVNSLYFDTPDYLFLHQRIYKAEKRFNMRIRSYGDHPVMPYFFEIKQRLGDIIRKIRAKIDDPDYAELFNRSGVEIRDGEDQKNELHRELFYRTASKYNAAPVVLVQYRRQAFFSTCDDYARVTFDIDIHAMEKRSYDPVPEKGKIFRCSTGFDGERNVILELKCFKDSVPSWMIDLIRAFQLQRRGFSKYSTCLQNVFDRKTQDQLLSYNPSRCASFFRG